The Oscillatoria acuminata PCC 6304 genomic interval GCCCCGTTGTTTGAAAATCATGCTCATTTTATCCGGTGGACGGAGCAACAGTTAGAGACTGGGGTGTTTCAAAATGTCCGGCATTTCTGGAGTTCGGTCCGTCCCAATGGCGATCGCCGTCCTTACACCCTGAATCGCCTGGAATTGCGAATCTGTGAATTAGTCTCTGACCCGATCGCCTTACTTGCCATTTCTGCGTTCCTTGAGGCCCGTCTCTGGCAGTTGATGGAAAATCCCCACCTAGACCCCCTAGAACTGAGCTTGTTACCGGCACAAACCCGGGCTGATGACCTAATTGCCCTCACCGATGCCAATGAGTCTGCTGTGGCTCACCGCAGTTTAGATGCTCAATTGCGCCACTGGCAAGACGGGAGACCGATTTTGGCCCGAGATTGGATTGAGGAACTCTATGAACAGGTGTTGCCAACGGCGAAGAGACATGGATTTAGCTGTTTTCTCTCTCCTCTGAAAAAAATTCTGAGGGAAGGGAATGAAGCGCAACGGTGGTTAAAGGCGGTGGACCGGGGGCTAGACCCTCGCCAAGTGATTCAAGGGGCGATCGCCTCCATGAGCGACCAAGAGGCGGAATTGGAAGATAAAATCTGCCAGCCCTGGGTTGCCTGATGAACTCCCCTGAGTCAATCAGAATATCTAATCAATGGAATTCAAGGTTGGATGATTAAAAATTTCTATCATTGAACCCGGTTTCTGGTTAAATGATACCCGGATAGCCTCGGATCGGGAACCCCGATCCCCTTGGATACCGAGTTGGATAGAGAAACGGTACGCGCTCCATGCCTCAAGTTGTCTTAGTTCATCCCCAAATTCCTCCCAATACGGGCAATATTGCCCGCACCTGTGCGGCGACGGGGACGCCGCTGCATTTAGTCGGTCCCCTGGGTTTTGAGACGAGCGATCGCTATCTCAAACGGGCGGGACTGGATTATTGGCCCTATGTCGATGTTCACTTCCATGAGGATTTAGCAGCGTTTCGGGCGTTTCACCGCCAGGGTGGAGGTCGTCAACTGGGGTTTAGCGCCCGAGGGTCTGATAATTACATTGAGTTTGAATTTCAACCCAACGACTGGTTATTATTTGGGTCCGAAACCACGGGGTTATCGCCAGAACTCCTGGATGAATGCGATCGCACCCTTTATATTCCCATGACCCATCCCAAGGTCCGCAGTCTGAATTTGTCCGTCAGTGCCGCGTTAGGTCTATTTGAAGCCCTCCGCCAATTGGGTCAACTCCACTGACTAGGCTAAGACGTGGTGAGCGGATTGAATTCAAGGGACAAGATACCGGATTTCTGGTCTTGATGAGGTGGAAATTGCTGCCAATTTTCTCCAGAAATTCGGTTTTTCTTCCCCATTTCAGGTATCGGCGTCCTAGGGTTGGGTGTTGGCGAATGATTCAAGAGACTTCAACAAAGAAGGGTGAGAACCCCTCCCTCGACCCAGGATTTCATTTCCGGGAACACATAAGAAATTCATATAGAACTATCCACCCGGTGAGTGCTGTTCCTCCATAGAATTTCATCATTCAATTTTAGGAGTTAATTTTCTTAGAACCCTTGAGCATTGGGCTAATCACGCCAAATTTCTCTGAATCTGGAGCAGGCAGAGGGAACCGCATCAAGATTGGGAGTATCCAAAGGATACGGTTGTGCTTTAGAGTGAAATCTGCTTAAAGTCTCATCTGAAGGATTGAGGGAAAACACCTCAAGCCAAACCTGGGACATCTACTTAAATCGTGAATCGGGTAAATTCCAGTCGGGGGCAAGTTCGGTTAAATCCGAAAAAACCCGGACGGTGGCAAGAGTTACGGTATCTGTAAAGCGACCCGAGTGCCGTTTTTCACCCGGAAAAAGGTCCGAAATTCAGGGACCATTCAGGGGGCTAAACGGAGCTACAGGGTGATTAAAGTAGATTCGTAGCGATTGAAACAGGGATTCCGGTCTGAATGCCTTATAATCACCAAACAGCCGCTTATTTCGGAATCATGGGGCTTGCCTCACGAATTCAGGGCATACTAAACCAAACGCACCAGCGAAAGAAGTTTATTTAGCCTGAAAGAAGCGCTGGATAAAGGAATATAAATTGCCCGTTAACATTTTGTGAACACTACCAACTTGTCGAAAACAGAAAATCAGGGTAATCTTGCCTAAGTAACATTCTGTTGTCAGTGACTTCGGTCTCTCAGTGATGTGATCTGCATCATAAGACTGG includes:
- a CDS encoding tRNA (cytidine(34)-2'-O)-methyltransferase, which encodes MPQVVLVHPQIPPNTGNIARTCAATGTPLHLVGPLGFETSDRYLKRAGLDYWPYVDVHFHEDLAAFRAFHRQGGGRQLGFSARGSDNYIEFEFQPNDWLLFGSETTGLSPELLDECDRTLYIPMTHPKVRSLNLSVSAALGLFEALRQLGQLH
- the gshA gene encoding glutamate--cysteine ligase, which translates into the protein MLLSKGFEVEIYTGTPQGDIVGLSDKIVAALPRFMREPDNRNVEYTTPPLFRYEQLLCELVQPRRILREYLQTVGNYTLIPGSSLSLGRTDQFYRSDPHNPYHGFIENTYGTKVVTASVHINVGIDNPDLLMRACRLIHLEAPLYLALSAASPFLDGEVTGYHSTRWHLFPQVPATAPLFENHAHFIRWTEQQLETGVFQNVRHFWSSVRPNGDRRPYTLNRLELRICELVSDPIALLAISAFLEARLWQLMENPHLDPLELSLLPAQTRADDLIALTDANESAVAHRSLDAQLRHWQDGRPILARDWIEELYEQVLPTAKRHGFSCFLSPLKKILREGNEAQRWLKAVDRGLDPRQVIQGAIASMSDQEAELEDKICQPWVA